The Oryza glaberrima chromosome 5, OglaRS2, whole genome shotgun sequence DNA segment atttattttttaaatataccgtttagcttATTCCGACCGCAAATCTGGTATCTCCCCAtgagaacagaaaaaaaaaaaaaagaagagcaaaagcaaaaagaaagaaaccaaATCCAAACCCAAACCCATCCATCACCGCATCTCatcgtctccgtctccgtctccggcgaTGGCCAccaagccccgccgccgctccccgtcgctctcctcctcctcctcaacatCCTACTCGCGCTCCCCCGCAtcgccctcctccttctcctcctccccgtcgctcagccgctcccctccccgccccgcGCGGGGGGCCCGctcgccttcaccgccgccgccaccgcctcctcccagGTATGCGTAGCACCGATTGGTAGACTTGTTGAGCTTTCTTTCCGCATTGCGTACCCTGGCCTTACCTTAactttgttgctgctgctgctgcaggaaAGCGTCTCCGCCCCCTGAGTCCACCGTCCTCCATGTTGACCATCTCTCCAGGAACGTCAATGAGGATCATCTCAAGGAGATTTTTGGTcagcttccttccttccttcctaaATCCTTCTCCTCCACTGTTATTTCTCAGTGCTTTGTACACCGAGTATGTTGTTGCTGTTGTATGCAGGTTATCATCTTCTCAGTTTTTGGCTCAAAAACCTGAATCTTTACACATTTTTCCTTGGCAAGATCAACGCTCGCGTCTACGCTGGAGTTCATTTTACTCAACATTTTAAAGTAGATAAAATCATAACCAACTGATGTTCCAAGACCATGGCTGAGAGCCCTTGGGATCCTGGGGCTATTAGTCTTCTAATTTTCACTTTTCACATAATAGGAACGGTTCCTGATGTAATAGAGCTGAATTGCACTCAACAACATTGCTGCTTCTTTAGCTCATACTTCTGCTGTTTTGCAGAAAATTATGGTGAAGTCGTCAATGTGGAGCTCTCCATGGATAGGGTGGTAAGTAAATGGGTTCAGTAATGCACAAGGCAGGGGGAAAACTTTCATCACTCTTGTCTCATCTTTATATACTCATCATTTACTTTGATTCAGGTCAATCTTCCCCGTGGGTATGGATATGTTGAGTTCAAGAATAGAGCTGATGCAGAGAAGGCTCTTCTTTACTTGGATGGTGTATGAattctttcctcttttttttttagataatggaagagTACATGAATTCTTTCCTGCAACATTCATTTGGAATTTTAGTATGAACATAGCATTAAAACTTAAAATACTTACAAATCTTCACAGGGCCAAATTGATGGAAATGTTGTTAAAGTCAGATTCGCGCTTCCACCACAGCAGCAAAAAGCTGCTGCTTCTCCAAAAGCTCTTCACTCTTCACCAAAAAGGGATGTGGTTGATCATAATAAAGTTGGTCCTAGTGCTGAAAAGGCCACCAAACAGCAGCCCAGGAAACGTAAGATTTTGCTCCTTCTTATGTAACCTTCTTCAAGCTACTCTTTCTCTGGACCAGCAtcaattttttgttatttttgctaGTCACCTTGCCTTCAATTTtgtttgccactttgattttgaaCCATAACCAGTCTTTGTATTTTTACTGGGTGATAAAACATagtgtttgaactttgaaaccTCACTTGTTTCCTTTCAGCAGCATCTCCTCAAAGAAAGCCAGCTCCATCTCCAAGAAGGCGATCTCCTCCAAGTCGAAGAGTTGAATCACCTAGGCGTAGGCCTGATTCTCCTCCAATTCGCCGTCGAACAGCTCCCTCTCCAATCAGGCGTGGTGGAACTCCTAGCAAGAGACCAGGATCCGCAATCAGAAGGCGCTCACCCTCTCCGCCCCCTCGAAGACTAAGATCACCAAGGCGGTGAGTAATGCGTCTGTGCGCTCTCTTTGTTATCAGCATTTTGTTTGGAAGTGCTGAAATATTTCATAATAACAACAGCCTATCACCAAGAAGAGATCGGGGCAGTCCAATCCGCAGGCGCTCCCCATTGCCTCGTAGAAGGCTGTAAGTATTTTAAGCTTGTCTAgttgatgtttttttctttagtaTTTCATATGTTATCTGAATTATGAATTTAGGAGAAGGTGGGGGGCATATGAGTTTTGTGTATATCTTTTTTAAGTTGCACAGCTATTTGCTCTTTATTCATTTCAGTCTGTAGTGGTCTAGCTTCTACTGTTCTGTTACGAAGAAGCTAAACCATGCTGGGTTTCTTGGATGGTTGCTCTACTTAGCTTTTTTTGAACATTTTAGAGTGGATAATCAGAGTGTTGAGCTGAAAATCTGATTAGTTTATTCTATGCTTCTGGGCCAAGATTTTGCTTTCTCTAGCTTCTAATAACTCTGAAAGAGGTGTTTGTTCTCCCCTGGAGgctttccccccccccccccttttctTGCCTAGTAAACTAATTTTGGGATTTTGTTATTCCATTGACCATTAATTATTTCTGCAGGACTCCTCCAAGGAGGATGTGGAGTCCTCCCAGAAGACCACAGTCACTTCGCCATCGCAGTAGATCTCCCATTCACCGACCAATTCGCTCCCCTTCCAGATCGATTTCTCCACGCAGGTAATGTTAGGATTGATCGCCCTTTTACCCCGTTTTAGATTAGTGGCCTTGCATCTTCTACCAGATGAAAGCTTACATCAAATAATGGAACCAGGGGTCGGGGTCCTCCTGTGCGCCGTGGACGGTCATCCTCATCGTATTCTGATTCACCTACTCCTCCAAGAAGGGTAAACTCATAACTATAAATGTCATTATCTTTTttggaagaagagaaagaaatgtTTTTTTGTCTGTGTATTTATTCTTCTTGTACCAAGACAAACATTTTTCTCTTGTGCAGGGACCAAGAAGGGTGCTCAGAAGTCGCAGTCCTAGAAGGTAGTAATCCTTATGTGCCTTTCCCTTCTCAAGCAGCTTAAATGTGTGGCATCGTAAAAATAGAACATTGAAGCATCATATGGTTTCTTTTCAATGGTGGTAGGCCTTTAAGAGGAAGAAGTGCCTCTAGCTACAGCCGTAGTAGCAGCAGCTCAGGTTCCCCTATCCGCAATTAAAACTcttggcatggcatggcatggaaTGGAATGGTGTGGTGATCCTGGTAGGTAAATCTTTCCGTCTCGTCACTTTTTATCGCTGATTTTGTGTCTTTTgtctttgctgctgctgtttttgtTGTCAAGCTTTGGTTCTTCGTGTGAGTTTGGGGCTTTGCGCGATGGTGCATGCGTTCCCTACGATCAAGCTGGCACTGGAACATTTAGATATTGCTGGAAGTTAAACATTTTCAAGCTTCTTGGAGGCTCTGTCTGAACTCTGGATTTCTCCTCTTGGAGGGAGCGATGACTTATGCATGTCAATGCTGCAGTAAATAAAGTGGAGTACATTAGTATTCTGTAGTAGCCTATTAAAGCACACATTTCTGTGGGTTGGGAATCCAGGAGCACCAACATTTACTGGTGAAATTGAATTCACCACTCACTTGTCGAACCTGAAGGCAAGATTGACTTGACAATTTCTCTTTGTAATGGTTATGTTTTGTTATCTACGTGGAGTTATTTTGGACATCTGAACCTTTAGATTCCAGTGGAGATGATATCATCTCCAAAAAGATCTTGTCATGGAGTTGACTATCAATGTTTTGGCGgacaggaaaaaaatgaaattaaattTGGATAGCACTGAGGGTCGGAGAATTGGTTCCTGTTTCTCATGATTGCGTTACATTAAGATCACCTTTTCATAACCGCTGTGAATACTCATGAGACgaccaaaataatttttttttgacaacggATGAACAGGTTATAATATTACTTCAAAAGCAGACACAAAACTTCTTATGGCCTTATCTCTGCGTTGTAAAAACTCTCTTCTTCTAATCAAAATGAGAGCTGcacgtccccccccccccccccccccccccccccatcgtTTTATCTCTGCTATCAGCTCGTTCATGCAAAATACCACAAAGCACCCAGCTGCTGCTTGAAAGGCGTGAGCACTACCAAACATTGAATTCTCAACTGTTTTGTCTCATCATGGGCAATTGCAAATCATACCACAAAACGATGATAACACAACTTATGATTGAATACATAGATCGAGCATAAAAAACTGAACGAGAATAAGTCGCATACAAAGACTATTTATGACCAAACCAAACAATCACGGCCATCTGATTCTACTACTCTCAAGAACAGCACTTCTCTAATCTACTTCCAGGGTTCAGAATGCACGCAGATTAGTAAAGGTATCAGCCACCACGTCTACTGTCTAGTTAGTGCATATATTGCAGCAGGATGTTAGTAAAGGACAAAAGAGAATCGTTTGGTTAATCTTCATATTCTGTTTCCTCATCATCGGCATTCTGGTTACCATATCTCCAGCCATCTTCAATGTTGTTGCCCTGGTCTTCTTCTGTCTCTTCACTGTCATCTTCATACTTACCTGGCCACTGATTCTTCACTCCACTGATATCAGCAGGCAACACGCTAGAAATCTTGACATTGTAGGCTTTATTAGATGAGGGGGTCTTATGCCCTGAATTTGTCTTGCTCCTTTTTGGATTCGGTGCAAGGTCGACAATCTCAGCATAGTTATACTGATTGGCACGATCATTTACAGCATGCTCACTTGCATGTGCAGCAATCCTACCATTCTCTTCTTGACCATGTTCAGGATGCTGAGTTTTTAGATGAAGGTTCAATTTGTAACTGTGAATGTAGGCTTTCCCACAACCATCATATGGGCAGACATATGGTCGCTCAGCAAAGCTTGTGGGTGCTGGTGTTGTAGGCTTAGTTGATGCAGGTGTTGTCGTCTTCGTTGCTGCTGGTGTTGTAGGCTTAGTTGTTGCTGGTGTCGCAGGCTTACTGCTGCTTTGTGGTTTATCTGATGATGGCACATATTGTGCTGTGATCGGAGTTCCAGTCTGCATCATGGCCACATTGAGCGCATTATGTAaatcagagggagtacataaaaATTCTACAAACTATCGTAAATTTTGTGATGCAACACAATAGGTGATTTGAAAAAGATTTTCTAGTTGCATTTTATTACAATATATCAGTATGGCATTAACCCGAGACTACATTTTGCTGCTGCAACTgtattttattataatatatcagAACAACAATGAGCATGCATTCTGAACAAGTACACTGGGGGAGCAGGCAGTTTCGTGTTGTAATACTTTTCTTTGAAAAATAGCTATGAGAATCTTTACCAGTTTCAATTTAATTATTTCTGATATGGCTTCTATAATGAGATTTCAAGTTAGTCGTTACATataaaaacaattgaaaaaacaGCAAATGGAAGTCAGTGCACCATAGAGCATACCTTTTCATGGCCCTTGACATGGGATTTTAATTTGGAGTCACTCGTAAATCTTTTGCCACATGCTGGAAATGGGCATACATGATAGTTTTCCAACGCATGTGTTTTTAGATGCGAACGCAGGTTAAAATCCAATGAGAAGGCCTGAAATTCACAGGATTTCTTTGTAAGAACATGAAGATGCACTGCAACATGGTCAAAAGACTCACTAATTAAAAGGCCTGAGAATTTATGCTACATTTCTTCTCAAATCAGCCACTTGTGGGTGTGCATATGTTGTCTCCAAATTTTGCAATAATGTAGACAGCATGTCAGTGTACAAACAAACAACAGACCGGAAGGACTAGGGTAAATTTCCATAAAGCAGCTCAAGTGTTCAACTAATCAGATCAGGGGAAAGTATTCAATCAGGTAGAGTTAACATGAAATCACATACAGGTTTGCACCTTTAACACAACATATGCTAAGGTTAGCTTTGATtactatggaaaaaaaaagtaaaagaacaAGTAGTATGTGGAGAAGTAAAGGCAAAAGTGCAGTCATTCGGTAGAGATTCTTTGAGTAGAGGGATAAGGTAATCACCTTACCACAGCCTGGATGGGGACAGATAAAATCCTTCTGTCCTGTATGAATAAGGTGGTGTCTCTTCAACTTGGAGCTATCTACGAATTTCTGCATGAAATAAAGGAATAGGATTCATCGCATGTATAACGAAAAggaataagtaatttaagacaAACATTCTTCCTTAGAAGTTGAGCACACATATAACAGCTGTCTGCCAGTTTTACAGGTTGTTGGTATAGGTCATAACACAAGGACTATGGGTAACTTGGCCATTTGCTGCATTGTAATCATGGAGCTTATTCTATGAGAAGAAATAAACAGCATAGGGAAAATAATCAGGTGAGCAAAGTAAAGGGCTGGTGGAAAAGATGGAAAGATGCTTACAAGTAACACAGCAGGATCGG contains these protein-coding regions:
- the LOC127775153 gene encoding serine/arginine-rich splicing factor SR45-like isoform X2 → MATKPRRRSPSLSSSSSTSYSRSPASPSSFSSSPSLSRSPPRPARGARSPSPPPPPPPPRKASPPPESTVLHVDHLSRNVNEDHLKEIFENYGEVVNVELSMDRVVNLPRGYGYVEFKNRADAEKALLYLDGGQIDGNVVKVRFALPPQQQKAAASPKALHSSPKRDVVDHNKVGPSAEKATKQQPRKPSPQRKPAPSPRRRSPPSRRVESPRRRPDSPPIRRRTAPSPIRRGGTPSKRPGSAIRRRSPSPPPRRLRSPRRLSPRRDRGSPIRRRSPLPRRRLTPPRRMWSPPRRPQSLRHRSRSPIHRPIRSPSRSISPRRGRGPPVRRGRSSSSYSDSPTPPRRGPRRVLRSRSPRRPLRGRSASSYSRSSSSSGSPIRN
- the LOC127775166 gene encoding zinc finger transcription factor YY1-like, with amino-acid sequence MEYAAPAGAGAGAGGYYYYPPSQQHKPRRPPRPAARWVKHWIPQDLATSSGKCALYKWVREDVYKNLKDGKAVPEPEAVKPEPTTEILFLCSYENCGKTFVDVAALRKHAHVHNERQYICQEPGCGKKFVDSSKLKRHHLIHTGQKDFICPHPGCGKAFSLDFNLRSHLKTHALENYHVCPFPACGKRFTSDSKLKSHVKGHEKTGTPITAQYVPSSDKPQSSSKPATPATTKPTTPAATKTTTPASTKPTTPAPTSFAERPYVCPYDGCGKAYIHSYKLNLHLKTQHPEHGQEENGRIAAHASEHAVNDRANQYNYAEIVDLAPNPKRSKTNSGHKTPSSNKAYNVKISSVLPADISGVKNQWPGKYEDDSEETEEDQGNNIEDGWRYGNQNADDEETEYED
- the LOC127775153 gene encoding serine/arginine-rich splicing factor SR45-like isoform X1, with the translated sequence MATKPRRRSPSLSSSSSTSYSRSPASPSSFSSSPSLSRSPPRPARGARSPSPPPPPPPPRKASPPPESTVLHVDHLSRNVNEDHLKEIFENYGEVVNVELSMDRVVNLPRGYGYVEFKNRADAEKALLYLDGGQIDGNVVKVRFALPPQQQKAAASPKALHSSPKRDVVDHNKVGPSAEKATKQQPRKPASPQRKPAPSPRRRSPPSRRVESPRRRPDSPPIRRRTAPSPIRRGGTPSKRPGSAIRRRSPSPPPRRLRSPRRLSPRRDRGSPIRRRSPLPRRRLTPPRRMWSPPRRPQSLRHRSRSPIHRPIRSPSRSISPRRGRGPPVRRGRSSSSYSDSPTPPRRGPRRVLRSRSPRRPLRGRSASSYSRSSSSSGSPIRN